tcagccacaacaactgCAGCAACTGCAACAGTtgcaactttgtagcaacagtttagtaaagattcctgttccagcatcactatgccccagtgcacaaagcatgctctataaagacatgaagaaaagctgacctcagccccactgtacagctttggaatgaacttgaacatcaattgaggttttcttgaccaacattaatGCCcatccatacaaatgctctttgcataaatgcagtgtttcttacatttacttcgacATCTATCTTAGAACCCTTATTAACTTTGCTAATATATATCCATtactacatttcaggcctgcaacacattccaaaaaaagtcggGACAGTAACGcattaccactttgtaatgttgccattccttctcacaacacttaaaagacgttttggcactgagcataccaagcaatttagtgtttcatctgcacagagtagaggaataatgtgttgatcagggtgtggctctctgtgcacagggctgattcgcatatgaacttggctggtgcaggtgagaaaatgcagtcggctactgctcacatatcggaggggacgtgtgtcagttcgctctcctcaatcagggacgggggtcagcaccagtagagaggaagcataatgcaattgggtaaaaaattggaaagaaaaaaatcgggagaaaaattgagaaaatgcattaaaaaataatatccacacattctctattgggtaTTATTgactgaactgcaggcaggccagtccactacccataccctcttcctCCACGGTCATGCTTTTATAATGTGTGCTGTGTGcggttttgcattttcttttgGAAACATGCATGGACGTCGTCTTTAAggcaacatacagtatgttgctCTAATATGtctatgtacttttctgcatttatgCTGGCATGACACTTCAAATGGCAAATGGAACACAAAGATGTCTAATATAAAAAATGCTCTGCTGGCTTAAAGTCTGAACCTTCCAAAGCATCATGATGGGCTAAACATAATGAAAATTCTTCTTGATTTGTAAGTCAGTGTTCTAATCTTAACTGCATTTAAAAATCTGTGGAACACTTAAAAAAAGACTGCACATTACCACATcccaacatttctaaaacactttgaagaaaaagtaattaattaaaatcacTACATCatgttatacagtatttaaGACTTATCCACAAAAGACTACTTGTAATTGCTGTCACGAGGGATAAATACTTCTGAATTGTTGATATTTCAGGTTGTATGTATTCTTTTCTtgggtggaacagtggtgcAGAAAGTACTGCAAAACAGCAATCTGATTGATCAATTTGAttgaccccccctcccccttcaGTGCCTCTCTGTAAAGAGTGGTGCATATTCTTCTAGTGTTCACATGGGTTTTCTTAATAATCATTCCtttccacctcccaaaacatgcagagggtgAATTGATTGGTCTGAAGTTGTGAGCACAAACTCCATTTCAgataaagttgggacgtttcgtaaaatgcaataaaaaacaagacttattttttaattctctttcttatctttattttactgacaaaattgCAAAGAAAGATTTCACTGTCCAACATTGCATTTTGTGAatataaactaatttagaatttgatgcctgcactTTGATGCCTCCACTTTTAGACACAGCAAACCAGTTTCAGACAAAAcatacaaagaaaaacaaaaaaacaggtgAGATTGTATACAGAGGCAAACACTCTGAAAGGTTAAATCTCTCCTGGTGCCCAGTTCAGTAGGCATGACTGTAGTATTTATAGAGAGGAAAAAGAgaacacccattcacctacctGTAATTCTCCCTTCTTTTCTCCTGTTCTTCTCATCTAATCTTGTAGCAAGTAAATaaaagtttctacactcactgtccatttaacagctccacttaccatatagaagccctttgcagttctacaattactgactgtagtccatctgtttctctccatgctttgttagcctcctttcaccctgttcttcaatggtcaggacccccacaggagcactacagagtaggtattatttaggtggtggatcgttctcagcactgcagtgacactgacatggtggtggtgtgttagtgtgtgttgtgctggtatgagtggatcagacacagcagtgctgctggagtttttaaacacattactgtcactgcagtgctgagaatgacccaccacctaaataatacctgctctgtggtggtgaagaacagggtgaaagcaggctaaaaaggtatgtagagaaacagatggactacagtcagtaattgtagaactacaaagtgcttctatatggtaagtggagctgaacaaatggacagtgagtgtagaaacaaggaggtggttttaatgtcatggctgatcagtgtatatgccaaTGTAGTTTAgtcatatttacttattttttgctAACGTTTATTTTCTGAAAGATTACATTATGGGTTTTCTATAAATATGATTGGCAAAACACTTACATACAACAATACAGTTTAATATTTTGGTGGTGTAGCAATTTCTGTGAAGGATGACTTCCCAATTGCTTGTTAGTGATCTTTATTAACTAGAGTTGGTGACTTCTTTGAACTCATATAAACAGACCTAGCTAGATCtcacttaataaatacatagaaCAGTGGTATCTTCCCAAGATTAAGAAGAAAACTGTGGTGATTCCCGTGAGCTTTGAGGAAAGAATTGTTACCTTAAATCTCAACTGAACTATGCTGCTGACTACATGAACAAATAGAAAGCAGAAGCATGGACATCCTTCTTGCAATGCAGCCCATGTCAGTAAAACagcttgtttgactgtaagcagtgtcgtttattttattattttttttatgcattttctccctattttcTTCCTGATTTAAGCATGAAGTGACTTCTCTGTGACCTAAGATAAATTTAAAAAGTACACAGAACAGTGGTCTCTAGTCAAATCCTTTGCAAGTGTAATCCTTTACCTTACAATGTATGCTTTTAATAGATTTTACAGATTGTCAGCAACAACCCCTTTGAAATCTGGGCTTAGGTGCACTAGCTCTTTGTAAATCAGACTTTATACACCCCCTTTCCAAAAGAACACATGACTAACACaccaatatataaataattacactCACAACATGAATAAATAGCATTTTGAGTTACTTAATTTTAGATAATGTGATTCAAAGGTCCATCTGCTCAATCATTTAATTAAAGCAAGGGATAAAAAATGGATAGCTGACCTAGGTTTCTCCCATCATCTGTGTCACAGGGGTTGTAGAAGGGAAAGATGGGCATCAGCACAGATTCCATGGAAAAAGAGAAGAGTGCTGTCATAGTAATGGCATTGTAGAAGGACACCTCCTCTCtgtcacagtccaaaaaaatgcCAATGCGGACAGGCAATATGGCAGTGCGTACCACTGTGGGCTTAGGGTCAGTGCAGGCTACGATTGTGCCATTTTTTAGTGCCAGCGTCCAGAGCCCGTTGGCCGTGGTGGATGAGTTCATCTCACCACGACACACATCCTCTCGGGCCACTCCCAGGCGCCACGCTGTCTTACCCTTGACCTCCACCTCCCAGTAATGGCGGCCGTGGGTGAAGCCTTCACGGCCCAGCACGCAGTAGTAATAATGGAAACGTTTTGGATTTGTGTCTTTAACTGTCACCTCTTTGTCCTCCTCGAAATGAACCGCAGTGTTGTTAGCAGACACGGTCAGCAATGGGTGAGCTGTCTCAGTATCAAAAGTCAGCATGGATATGTCTGAAGAGGAATGTACAACAATAATTAATTAGGTGAGGTCCAAAACCAACTTTCATTGTCCACTCTTTTAATGAAATCTTGTTTTTGTCTCAGATTCTGCTTTACAGATATAGCcatacagccataacattaaaaccacctccttgtttctacactcactgtccattttatcagctccactaaccatatagaagcactttgtaattctacaattactgactgtagtccatctgtttctctacatacttttttaacctgcttttaccctgttcttcaatggtcagaacccccacaggaccaccacagagtaggtattatttgggtggtgaatgattctcagcactgcagtgacactgacatggtgatggtgtgttagtgtgtgttgagctgacacagcaatgctgatagagtttttaaacaccttactgtcactgctggactaagaataccAACCAACAACACTCCAACAAcactggttggtccaccttgtagatgtaaagtcagagacaatcactcatctattgctgctgttgtttgagttggtcatcttctagaccctcatcagtggtcacgggacgctgcccatggggcgctgttggctggatatttttggttggtggactattctcagtccagcagtgacagtgaggtttttaaaaactccatcagtgctgctgtgtcttatccactcataccagcacaacacacactaacacaccaccaccatggcagtgtcactgcagtaataataataatacctactctgtagtggttctgtgggggtcctgaccattatagaacatggtgaaagcaggctagaaagtatgtaaagaaacagatatactacactcagttattgtagaactacaaagtgctcctatacggtaagtggagctgataaaatggacagtgagtgtagaaacaaggaggtggttttaatgttatggctgttcagtGTATATTTCCTATACATTGaattaaaagatttaaaatcATGTGTTCTTAAATAATATTAGCAACCAAGTCACGAAGCTGCATTTAAGTTAGTGGTTTTAAATTCATAACATGCTCAATACATCTGTATattattttctgcatttttataAGATGACCTTGACTGGCTGATATGTCACTTTATATTAAAGTAGAAATGCTGTCACCATTTAAAAGAAAGTTAACAACACcaacaatatttttaaatagcAAATCTTTTATTTCCCAAATTAAAAATAACCTTGTGCTTGTCAGTGGGTTGGTACTTTTTACATGACATTACATAATAGAGACATGTATGTTGTGGCATAGAACTTCAATTAATTCTGCATCTGTACTTACAACTGGGAGTGAAGCACTGGAATACTATACTTCCCAAAACTGTTATGGTGTGTAAAGTATTCAAACGTTTAACCTCCACAGAACATATTTAgaacacattttaatttgtttggATTCCTTTTAAGTCTATACTGAGAGAGAGCCTTACTTGGGTAGAGAGAAGCCTTCATGTGTTTCCATATTCTGTATTGAATGGGACCCACAAAATGTCCTGGACATATGTCACTGTCCACTGGAGGCAAACGGATGAAATTTA
This DNA window, taken from Trichomycterus rosablanca isolate fTriRos1 chromosome 3, fTriRos1.hap1, whole genome shotgun sequence, encodes the following:
- the si:ch73-54f23.4 gene encoding zinc-binding protein A33; protein product: MYTNHMKDTNNNCNKSLLNEHKGRLIDAIKKIKHEIDECHEAERDTYAEAVDVEIQFDDMAREIQAEFQNLHRFLDEEEERDLERLRKEKDKRVKILKERERKIAMQGRELERAIETLNCKLAEDESPKLLKEIKELLKRCEVNFIRLPPVDSDICPGHFVGPIQYRIWKHMKASLYPNISMLTFDTETAHPLLTVSANNTAVHFEEDKEVTVKDTNPKRFHYYYCVLGREGFTHGRHYWEVEVKGKTAWRLGVAREDVCRGEMNSSTTANGLWTLALKNGTIVACTDPKPTVVRTAILPVRIGIFLDCDREEVSFYNAITMTALFSFSMESVLMPIFPFYNPCDTDDGRNLGQLSIFYPLL